GTCCATGCCCCCTTCCCGGTTCTGGAACTTCACGTCGAAGACCTTCGAGAAGTTCTGGCCGAGGTTGTGGGAAGTTCCCGCCTGGAGGGCCCGCCCGTCTTGCATCAGCGCCTCCATGCAGTACGTTCTCAGGGCGCCCGCGAACTTCTCCTGCTCGCTCTTGATGCCGCGCAACACGGGAAGGGCCATCTCCGATTCGACGAAATCGCAGTAGAGGTCGAGGATCCGCAGCGTCTCCTCTTCGGCTTCCTGCTCCGTCGCGTGCGCGGTGTGGCCCTCCTGCCAGAGAAACTCGGTCGTGCGCAGGAACAGCCGCGTTCTCATCTCCCAGCGCACGACGTTGGCCCACTGGTTGAGCAGCAGCGGGAGGTCCCGGTAGGAGCGGATCCATTTCGAGAACATGCTGTAGATGATCGTCTCCGAGGTCGGCCGGACGATCAGCCTCTCTTCCAGCTCTTTGCCGCCGCCGATCGTCACGACCGCCAGCTCGGGGGAAAAGCCCTCCACGTGGGCCTTCTCCCGGTGCAGGAAGCTCTCGGGGATGAACAGCGGGAAATAGGCGTTCTGGTGCCCGGTCTCCTTGAATCGCGCGTCGAGCGAGCCCTGGATCCGCTCCCACAGGGCGTAGCCCAGCGGCCGGATCACCATGCAACCTTTGACCGGTGAGTAGTCCGCGAGCTCCGAGCGCGTCACGACGTCGGTGTACCAGCGGGCCGGGTCCTCTTTTCTCGAGGTGATGACCTTGGACATGATCTCCAATTCTTTCCGATGATCGGACTCAGGAGCGAGTCAGCCGTGCACCAATGGGACGAAGCGGACCGGGAGGAGATTTCGGGCGACGTCCCCTTCGGCGGTCCGGGTAATCATCATGAGATCCTGATGCTCGACGCCGAGAGGCAGGACCAGCCGTCCCCCGATCGCCAGCTGCTCGAGCAGGGCCGGAGGCACGGCTTCGGCCGAAGCGGCGGCCAGAATGGCGCCGAACGGAGCCTCCTCGGGCCAGCCCTGGCGCCCGTCCCCCACGGCGAAACGAACGTTGCCGTAGCCGAGCTCCGCGAGCCTTTGACGCGCGATTCGTGAGAGGGGCTCGTGGATTTCGAGCGTGAAGACCTCCCCGCCCATCTCCGCCAGGACCGCGGTCTGGTAGCCCGAGCCTGTCCCGACTTCCAAGATCCTTTCGCCGCCTCTCAATTGGAGCTGCTCGGTCATGAACGCCACGATGTAAGGCTGGGAGATCGTCTGATCCAGCCCGATCGGAAGCGGGCGATCCTCGTAGGCATGCTCCAGGCTCGCAGCGTCCACGAAGCGATGCCGGGGCACTTTTCTCATCGCCCGCAAGACGCGCGGATCCCGGATTCCTCTCGCCTCGATCTGGCTGCGGACCATGTTTTCCCGGAGCCGCGCCCACTTCGTCTCGAGGCCGGAATTCTCGCTCAAGGATCGCTCCGACGGATCGGCCCGGAATGCGCGCGGATTCTAACATATCCGGCCGCGGGCGCCGCGGTCGGCCGGCGCCTTCCGAGGGCGTTCCGGCGCATCCGGGACACTTCGAGATCGGCGAGGCGCGTCGGCTCCGGAATCCGGTAGCGCCCCGCGCAGCGCATCGCCCAGGTCGCCGCCTGGCCGACGGAAAGGCGATGGCCCGGGGAGACGAAGACGGGTCGCGCTCCTTCCCGGGTCCGGAGCGCCGTCCCGACCCGCTTCGCCTCGAAAAGCAGGCCGCGGCGCCCTCCGCGGCGCCCAGGCACTTCCGCGTGCTCGCCCACCAGGATGGTCTTCGCGCATCCGAGCGTCGGAATGTCCAGGAGAAGCCCGAGGTGGCAGGCGAGCCCGAATCGCCGCGGATGCGCGAGCCCCTGCCCATCGCAAAAGATCAGGTCGGGCTTGCGTCCCAGGCGGCGGAATGCGCGGAGCAGGGGAGGGATCTCGCGAAAGCTCAGAAGGCCCGGGATGTAAGGGAAGGGGGAACGCCCGCTCGCCCGCGCGACCTCCAGGACCGACAGGCCCGGCCACTCCAGAAGGACGACGGCGGCGTGGAATCGGCCGGAGCCCGGATCGTACGAGACGTCGGCGCCGGCCACGCATCGAATCGGGCCACGGAAGGGGCTGATGGAGACTCTCTCCGCCAGGCGGCGCTGGAGCCGGATGGCGCTGCGCGGCGACAGGCGCCAGGAATGACGCAGGGCAATCGTGATCATCGTCCTCCTCGAACCGCGGGGAGCTCCTGGCCCATCCCTTGGAGCGATTGCGTTGACACCCTTTCGAGGCCTTTCTAGAATGCCTTAGGTCGGTGGCCCGAAGAAAGAGGATTTAGCGGCGGAGAACCCGCCCCAGCGGAGGAGGCGATGAACGGACAGCGCATCGTATCCGGCGTCGGCCTCCTTCTTTTGCTTCTTGGATGCGGAGTCCAGGTTCCCCAGGAATCAAAGCTGGTTTTCAAGTACTCCGAGGGGATCTGGAACCTCAACCAGCCCATCTACCGGGACCATTATCTCGCCTGTCACCCGGATGCCGCGCCCCAGGATCTGTCGGAGCGGGTTAAGCGCTATGAAGAGGCTCGCAAGACAGGGCATGTGACCTTTTCATCCGACGGCGTCGAGGTCATCAAGCTGGGGGCCCTGGGCAACGGAGCCTTTTTCAAGGTTCACGATTCCGTGACGGCCGGTCCCTCCATGACATTCCGAAGCATTCTGAGGCCCGAGTACGTCAACATCAATTTCAACGAGTTTCCCCCAGGCGCCATCCTGTACATCATGGGAAGGCCCCTTGGAACGATTATCCGGCTGCGGCCAGGGAAGACGCCGGGCCCGAAGCGTGAGGTTGTCGAGTCGGTGGACCTAAAATGGACCTGGATCCGGCTGCCCGAGGGTTCGGCGGCGGAATGGTGCCTGCAATCGATCGAGCCCGATCCCGCCTCGGCGAAGTACAGGAGCATCGAGCTGAAGGAGGAGCCGCTGGAAGATCCCGCGGCCCCCAAGGAACAAGGCCCGGCAACGCCCTAGCGGGCTCTCGCGACCACCTCAGGGGACGCGCATCACCTGGACTTTAACGAAGTTGGATCGGACTTGCTTCCCGTCCTTCCCTTCCACGACGAGGCGGTAGAGGTAGGCGCCTGGGGAATACAAGTCGAAGGTCTTGCTGAAGGAAGTAACCACCGAGACTTCCTCCTCTCCGTGGACGCACCGGGGCGCCTCGCTGAGCTTGGTTCCGGTCTCGGGAGCTGAGCCGGGATCCACTCGGATCCAGGTGACCACGGCGTGGCAGAAGTTGGGATCGCGGTCGCCGACGCCGCTGAGGGTCGCGACGAGCTGCACGCTCAGGGGCGGAAACCCGAAGGCCGGAGTGGCGGACAGGACGATCTTGGGGTTCTTGCGCCCCTCCTCCCGGGGCTCCTTGTGGGCGGCCTGGAGCGGCCCGTGGGTAAAACCCACGGCCAGCGCCCCGAGGAGAATCGCGCCGCGATAGAGCCGTAGGGAAGGCTTCATCCTCGTCCTTTTCAAAGGAAACTAGATTAACTCTAGCGTCCGGGTCGACGCGGGTCAAGG
This is a stretch of genomic DNA from Candidatus Polarisedimenticolia bacterium. It encodes these proteins:
- the proS gene encoding proline--tRNA ligase, which translates into the protein MSKVITSRKEDPARWYTDVVTRSELADYSPVKGCMVIRPLGYALWERIQGSLDARFKETGHQNAYFPLFIPESFLHREKAHVEGFSPELAVVTIGGGKELEERLIVRPTSETIIYSMFSKWIRSYRDLPLLLNQWANVVRWEMRTRLFLRTTEFLWQEGHTAHATEQEAEEETLRILDLYCDFVESEMALPVLRGIKSEQEKFAGALRTYCMEALMQDGRALQAGTSHNLGQNFSKVFDVKFQNREGGMDYVWQTSWGVSTRLIGAMVLGHGDDQGLVLPPALAPTQVALVPIWKTEEEKSQVREAVEAIRNSLGGRVRLHADMREELSPGFKFNEWELKGVPLRLELGPRDVAQRQVTAVSRLDRKKQPVPWDGLESRVPELLASIQKGIYERALKFRDENTRPAGSYAEFKEQLESLGGFFEALWCGAPRCESMIKEETKATIRCIPLQGQDRRGPCLYCGSPAETRVYLARAY
- a CDS encoding protein-L-isoaspartate(D-aspartate) O-methyltransferase produces the protein MSENSGLETKWARLRENMVRSQIEARGIRDPRVLRAMRKVPRHRFVDAASLEHAYEDRPLPIGLDQTISQPYIVAFMTEQLQLRGGERILEVGTGSGYQTAVLAEMGGEVFTLEIHEPLSRIARQRLAELGYGNVRFAVGDGRQGWPEEAPFGAILAAASAEAVPPALLEQLAIGGRLVLPLGVEHQDLMMITRTAEGDVARNLLPVRFVPLVHG
- the nfi gene encoding deoxyribonuclease V (cleaves DNA at apurinic or apyrimidinic sites) produces the protein MITIALRHSWRLSPRSAIRLQRRLAERVSISPFRGPIRCVAGADVSYDPGSGRFHAAVVLLEWPGLSVLEVARASGRSPFPYIPGLLSFREIPPLLRAFRRLGRKPDLIFCDGQGLAHPRRFGLACHLGLLLDIPTLGCAKTILVGEHAEVPGRRGGRRGLLFEAKRVGTALRTREGARPVFVSPGHRLSVGQAATWAMRCAGRYRIPEPTRLADLEVSRMRRNALGRRRPTAAPAAGYVRIRAHSGPIRRSDP